One region of Daphnia pulicaria isolate SC F1-1A chromosome 7, SC_F0-13Bv2, whole genome shotgun sequence genomic DNA includes:
- the LOC124349359 gene encoding protein furry-like isoform X4 — MAEILSIRDLPDDNSLSVAAESSLTNSQSIKDDVSPTFEVPKVVEIVSNGDKLESDRPIGERQSPDGQEEESDSNITVKALDEQSPTSGDGQGEDVMRDVIPSSNILPWYARKERSIHTPTSVQVETSLKPGEYVMRNLFAEFVIQADKKITSVMAEAFDRSLSKSLQRGEDAQFDQLLSSFGSVAEHCLPSLLRTLFAWFERQGIEWMPGNEHKQKGDTKRSNASEIFALSEEEYIMERRDLAVQFILCLVLIEVLKQLPVHPGHEDLVNYIENLAFKNFKYRDGVQNSPNAANMLVIADLYAEVIGVLAQSRFHSVRKRFVSELKELRSREPSPATTQAIISLLMGMKFFRVKMVPIEEFEASFQFMQECAHYFLEVKDKDIKHSLAGLFVEILVPVAATVKHEVNVPCLKNFVEMLYPPTIDLATKNKHRLALFPLVTCLLCVGQKMFFLSNWHCFLAMCLNHLKNRDPQFSRVALESLYRLLWVYMIRIKCESNSATLSRLLSIVNSLFPKGSKSVVPRDTPLNIFVKIIQFIAQERLDFAMREIVFDLLSVARPVKIILTPERMNIGLRAFLVIADSLQKKEGEPPMPRTVGALPSGSTMRVKKTYLSKMLTEDAARSIGMSAYYPYMRKVLNGILRALDGQFGRPLIMTNLQNTNKEPDEMMSGERKPKIDLFRTCVAAMPRLIPDGMSRSELVELLSRITLHMDEELRTLAFQCLQNIVVDFPVWREDVLYGYIQFIVKEVPDTSPQLLDNVLRILLQLLSTWRNGVITATHRSPQEEPPSTISKLETASALRAAEGLALVMLCQCRLPPRRVSALILKEVKLLLKAFGLTSRDEEPVLDVMDSCCAAVLDKWSHLLPSSERAALQNVDLQWLSERSSPVWTSGVIDDSANKGSVAANSVSGVDVWSSCLCSFLEKNRVTSHCLSATANAWTIVFTRLNSLYIVVDPTPVSDNRASLLRSAATVKRPVNERDVYLHLWKNYVAFACRVVPPSTNPVLRCASPDISLSSSPDGMSTDRSEVRSSGGTVSPSSLYKLIVPLIRCEVSDMRSTVVNALGMINHAANRDLMEELVLYIREALDRKQGNVRRQRRRDALRLQLVRIFQLIANRGTFGMSYVNGEGNPLHPVVIEFLDGMRQCLELDTDRDSVAGREVRSCFALFVTNLIDCFPLDLRPSLLKRDLRQQLFILFAGWSGKFGRPFGFNSSSAAKEQEPTELELTAVEAMSSVLCCGPCFNRQGLTEDNHSDVYSWLDILLASKNDKVYGLAQETVVLLLEFNPDISPLLDWVVDRCYTGNAQVADGCFLALATIFSAREYPCDHYTAIINVTLMSTGCPRTIIHEVALQLLQVLDARFFGSGPSLPLAFGDLDSEATERAEGGISTLDALLATTYSRSQIYLSRQLAQLHPELTMPMFSEITHRLQTARPTVRQLLFRYLLPWLCNMELVDPNLPPMSSGYNYPTYCADLGRSVPGAAPNNMAGDANDTGHREGWGSAEATEMVLNNLFYVTVKFGDDHPKELEDVWAELCTCWPTNLRVILRYLFIVTGMAPAELLPYAKRVVIYLGRARPERLLDELINELQTIETMSCLIERTETPPFFRVTSLRKTSSHWGESGTEPAAPSGSSGGQINRPEDASLGIGGLNVEKGTIHTKRHSSEDPGMLTLSAAAVVAGSVCNSTIPAVSKVCSSPRLDRSRSHNDADTINVTKKVVLEEHPSTINPTNNDYEASQPHPLPMPEYGGYFAPLTEFLPNSSQPVNGFHRCNLAVMFLVDLVVEGMEQGSEVDWSVHLPLVLHMAILGLDHTRPLVSEHCKQLLLNLLLVLADHGDHLTVAKVLLQTRTEQLKYGLTTSTLPVQKHNFTEPDLEFDSYLHAPFMQLGTPTWSSSETGEDLSGDDDDSTEMPATVALSDVIKSLVYFISSRPGQPLWSYEDITSKVWSVRSAEQLDVFVQHICRVFSESLPHSHLEERWAQVALHLALSSPSRHYAGRSLQIFRGLRVPITSRMLTDILSRLVETAAEQGEDMQGYVTELVLTLEASVESLETDFRPMDVARDIFKSTPNLNNKECGSPFLERVSGANLTRRHAFYGRTHLSAGNAPYSHIRSTSYTAACGDRKAGNNDLKDQMRGRSSSGNANGVTLFAGSSLSRSRSAQSLKQALETGLVQDDKLAILAQLFWIAVCLLESDYEHEFLLALRLLERVLHRLPLDRPDCRDRVEKMLPQLKWNNFTGVHAIVLKGCTSPNVSTYESTLSLLSQFTPFLEIALMDPSIGSAFAINVMALLPYMVANYEDATPLCIRSAENIAHVSTEKGKKMENLATVMTLYSRRTFSKESFQWTKCVVKYLHDSYGYLTLPMVTFLVEVLERGPNSMQGAVLSILHCLLHYVDFNLSSNAQQVNADLLRVIAKYIEGAHWKEALKILKLAVTRSSSLVAPPSSASGPSSGWGSDSNASSFSDSELFVKKELPGRTMEFTYDLSQTPIIGRRHAGPTAESYRPKDPFTSASEADTKVSASKEEKGTGNGASSPRRSVSLSSADSSSISGWKRPWLSQARVRESLVNLLTAFGQRVGLPKSPSWVFYVDHHTGKVIFSQSSELLERQSSMASSMEEVSTQQDLSGDSKLDDSVTTDQQFGVFKDFDFLEYELESQEDEGMDQFNWGVHRHSLSSLNAEGEKENTAQATPSHSSRKDHGIEESSDDDMGSVSPLDDMEAGLGHSINEFPSMTITRDLPSSLPLDLNSSHSEIHSDSSQSECSEGDGGDVTPCNLSPCIIGPMASVTPPNFMRAEDTATQPHSSLEDIDPTWRTHFQVLVSEGGPSQLVSSLHYLPKLFRDVRAKVLSATRECCHYLQNSQGNGAAVLRQICANFQATADVVATRCECPFIFCESSLNDWAHSRYWKRLRFTLMEFYEHSETCTDRREHALECLGLVQSTLKLQMMGETFPEQTHDEQHYDLCRYLYRLHFQVLLFMENSAKLVNALQNVATAHEMLDMSSDIGLIRMGLYQALEEIELDSLDGSQATPTDMSLNDASIQEEMNIKELEYNLLELLMNKRFVKALRLTRQYRQCWSHDYFGTSDDEELAAIMRVYGRYIASKKSCAIIATCPDESSLADSSGVIMDFNMQTQSTLKALEKSLMIISDSRSDRSDYSVRKTEC, encoded by the exons ATGGCGGAAATTCTGAGTATTCGTGATCTACCGGATGACAACTCGCTGA gTGTTGCAGCAGAGTCTAGCCTAACCAATTCACAATCAATTAAAG ATGATGTTAGTCCAACGTTTGAAGTTCCCAAGGTGGTTGAAATCGTTTCCAATGGTGATAAGCTGGAATCAGATAGGCCTATTGGAGAAAGGCAGAGTCCTGAtgggcaagaagaagaatcagatTCCAATATTACTGTGAAAGCACTTG ACGAACAATCTCCAACATCTGGAGATGGTCAAGGAGAAGATGTGATGAGAGATGTCATTCCCAGTAGCAATATTTTACCATGGTATGCAAGGAAAGAAAGATCAATACATACCCCTACCAGTGTCCAAGTAGAAACATCGTTAAAGCCAGGAGAATATGTCATGAGAAATTTGTttgctgaatttgtcattcaaGCAGACAAGAAAATTACTAGTGTGATGGCTGAAGCATTT GATCGTTCGTTGTCAAAATCATTACAAAGAGGAGAAGATGCCCAGTTCGATCAATTACTCAGTTCCTTTGGATCGGTAGCAGAACATTGTCTCCCCTCCCTTTTGCGGACATTGTTTGCTTGGTTTGAGAGACAAGGCATTGAGTGGATGCCTGGTAATGAACACAAGCAAAAAGGAGATACTAAGCGAAG TAATGCATCTGAGATTTTCGCGTTATCAGAAGAGGAATACATAATGGAACGCAGAGATCTTGCAGTGCAATTCATTCTGTGTCTTGTCCTGATTGAAGTTTTGAAACAACTGCCAGTCCATCCAGGACATGAAGATCTCGTCAACTACATTGAAAATTTGGCTTTCAAAAACTTCAAATATCGCGATGG CGTACAGAATAGTCCAAATGCAGCAAACATGTTGGTTATTGCTGACCTCTATGCTGAAGTTATTGGAGTATTGGCACAGTCTCGCTTTCACTCGGTCCGCAAGCGATTCGTGTCTGAACTTAAAGAACTCAGATCCAGGGAGCCTTCTCCTGCTACAACTCAAGCCATTATCTCACTCTTGATGGGCATGAAATTCTTCCGAGTCAAG ATGGTGCCAATTGAAGAATTTGAAGCTTCTTTCCAATTTATGCAAGAATGCGCTCACTACTTTTTAGAAGTAAAAGATAAAGACATAAAGCACAGTCTTGCCGGACTGTTTGTTGAGATTCTTGTCCCGGTTGCTGCC ACTGTCAAGCACGAGGTAAACGTCCCgtgtttgaagaattttgtcgAAATGCTTTAtcctccgacgatcgatttagccacgaaaaacaaacatcgCTTGGCACTGTTTCCTCTGGTCACATGTTTACTATGTGTGGgccagaaaatgtttttcctgTCTAATTGGCATTGCTTTTTAGCTATGTGCTTAAATCATTTGAAGAATCGAGACCCTCAGTTTTCACGTGTTGCTCTCG AATCTTTATATCGCCTGCTTTGGGTCTACATGATAAGGATAAAATGCGAGAGCAATAGCGCTACGCTTTCACGTCTTCTCAGCATCGTGAATTCCCTATTTCCCAAGGGCTCAAAATCGGTTGTCCCTCGGGATACACCTCTTAATATTTTCGTCAAAATCATCCAGTTTATCGCTCAG GAACGTCTTGACTTTGCTATGAGAGAGATCGTCTTCGATTTGCTTTCCGTGGCTAGACCCGTCAAGATTATCTTGACACCGGAAAGGATGAATATTGGTCTTCGAGCCTTTTTGGTTATTGCGGATAGCttgcaaaagaaagaaggcgAGCCGCCTATGCCAAGGACGGTGGGAGCTCTTCCCTCCGGCAGTACCATGCGTGTCAAAAAAACTTACTTGAGCAAA ATGTTAACCGAAGATGCTGCACGAAGTATTGGAATGAGCGCGTATTATCCGTACATGAGGAAAGTGCTGAATGGTATCCTACGAGCGTTAGATGGTCAGTTCGGTCGCCCCTTGATCATGACGAATCTGCAAAACACTAACAAG GAACCCGATGAAATGATGAGCGGAGAGCGGAAACCTAAAATTGATTTGTTCCGAACATGCGTAGCGGCCATGCCACGTTTGATTCCCGATGGAATGTCTCGAAGTGAATTAGTCGAATTACTTTCGCGAATCACACTCCACATGGATGAAGAACTTCGTACTCTTGCCTTCCAGTGCTTGCAGAACATCGTCGTTGACTTTCCCGTGTGGCGAGAAGATGTTCTCTAtg GATACATCCAGTTTATCGTAAAAGAAGTCCCGGATACATCGCCGCAATTACTAGACAATGTGCTCCGAATCCTATTGCAGCTTCTTAGCACTTGGCGGAATGGCGTAATTACTGCAACACATCGCTCCCCTCAAGAAGAACCTCCCAGTACCATTTCG aaattggaAACTGCCAGTGCATTACGTGCTGCGGAAGGTCTGGCATTAGTAATGCTGTGTCAGTGCCGTCTACCACCTCGACGAGTTTCGGCTCTGATTTTGAAAGAAGTTAAGCTGCTGTTGAAAGCCTTTG GATTGACGAGTCGAGATGAAGAACCCGTGCTCGATGTAATGGATAGCTGCTGTGCTGCCGTCTTGGATAAATGGAGTCATTTATTGCCGTCGTCGGAGAGAGCAGCACTGCAAAATGTGGATTTGCAATGGTTGTCGGAGCGTTCATCTCCCGTGTGGACTTCAG GAGTGATCGATGATAGTGCCAACAAAGGAAGTGTTGCGGCCAATAGTGTCAGTGGCGTAGATGTCTGGTCATCATGCTTGTGTTCATTCCTGGAGAAAAATCGGGTGACTTCGCACTGCCTTTCAGCTACAGCCAATGCATGGACCATCGTCTTCACTCGTCTGAATTCGTTGTATATTGTGGTTGATCCAAC TCCCGTCTCGGATAACCGTGCTTCACTCCTAAGAAGCGCAGCCACTGTTAAACGCCCTGTTAACGAACGCGATGTCTATCTTCACCTTTGGAAGAATTACGTGGCTTTTGCATGTCGAGTGGTGCCTCCCTCCACAAACCCTGTTCTACGTTGCGCCTCGCCCGACATTAGCTTAAG TTCGTCTCCCGACGGAATGTCTACGGACAGGAGTGAAGTCCGCAGCTCGGGCGGAACTGTCTCACCTTCTTCGCTGTACAAATTGATTGTGCCGTTGATACGATGTGAAGTGTCAGATATGCGCAGCACTGTTGTCAATGCTTTGGGGATGATTAATCACGCAGCCAACAG GGATTTGATGGAAGAGCTTGTCCTTTATATCCGCGAAGCCCTTGACCGCAAACAAGGCAATGTTAGACGACAGCGTAGACGAGACGCCCTTCGACTACAGTTGGTCCGAATTTTTCAACTAATTGCCAATCGGGGAACCTTTGGAATGAG TTACGTGAATGGAGAAGGAAATCCTCTTCACCCAGTTGTAATTGAATTCTTGGACGGAATGAGGCAATGCCTGGAATTGGATACGGACCGTGATTCTGTGGCAGGCCGGGAAGTTCGCTCTTGTTTCGCTCTATTCGTCACCAATTTGATTGATTGCTTCCCTC TCGATTTGCGCCCCAGTCTGTTGAAGCGCGATCTGCGACAGCAGCTTTTTATTCTATTTGCGGGATGGAGCGGCAAATTTGGTCGGCCTTTTGGCTTTAATTCATCCAGTGCTGCCAAAGAGCAGGAGCCTACCGAGCTTGAATTGACGGCTGTAGAGGCCATGAGTTCCGTTTTGTGTTGCGGCCCATGCTTTAATCGTCAGGGTTTAACAGAAGACAACCACAGCGATGTGTACTCTTGGTTGGACATTCTTTTAGCTTCTAAAAACGACAAG GTTTATGGGTTAGCCCAGGAGACAGTTGTGCTTCTGCTCGAGTTTAATCCGGATATAAGTCCCTTGTTAGACTGGGTAGTCGACCGGTGCTATACCGGAAACGCCCAAGTGGCCGATGGTTGCTTTCTAGCTTTAGCTACCATATTTAGTGCTAGGGAGTATCCCTGTGACCATTACACGGCTATTATCAACGTCACGCTAATGTCGACTGGCTGCCCTCGAACAATTATTCACGAAGTGGCACTGCAACTTTTACAG gTGCTGGATGCCAGATTTTTTGGAAGTGGTCCATCGCTTCCTTTGGCTTTTGGTGATTTAGATAGCGAAGCAACTGAGCGAGCTGAAGGGGGTATTAGCACACTAGACGCTCTATTGGCAACCACCTACTCTCGGTCGCAGATATATCTCTCCCGTCAATTGGCTCAGCTCCATCCGGAGTTGACTATGCCGATGTTTTCAG AAATAACTCATCGGCTTCAGACAGCTCGACCGACTGTTAGACAGCTTCTTTTTCGTTATCTACTTCCTTGGTTGTGTAACATGGAACTTGTCGATCCTAATCTTCCACCAATGAGTAGCGGATACAACTATCCAACTTATTGTGCCGATTTGGGAAGATCGGTCCCTGGGGCAGCCCCTAATAACATGGCGGGAGATGCAAATGACACAG GTCATCGTGAAGGTTGGGGATCAGCCGAAGCAACTGAAATGGTGTTGAATAATCTATTCTACGTAACAGTCAAGTTTGGAGACGACCACCCCAAAGAATTAGAGGATGTTTGGGCGGAGTTGTGCACGTGTTGGCCTACCAATCTGCGAGTCATCCTGCGCTATCTGTTTATCGTGACGGGCATGGCGCCCGCAGAACTTCTTCCATAC GCTAAACGGGTGGTGATTTACTTGGGACGCGCCCGGCCTGAGCGCCTTCTGGATGAACTTATCAACGAATTGCAAACTATCGAGACGATGTCTTGCCTTATTGAACGAACAGAGACGCCGCCCTTTTTCCGTGTCACCAGCTTGCGGAAGACTTCATCTCATTGGGGCGAGTCTGGAACGGAGCCAGCTGCGCCCAGTGGATCCAGCGGAGGTCAGATCAACCGCCCCGAGGACGCCTCTCTCGGTATCGGTGGACTGAATGTTGAAAAAGGCACGATTCACACCAAACGTCACAGCAGCGAGGATCCTGGGATGCTTACACTAAGTGCTGCCGCAGTAGTGGCTGGTAGTGTTTGCAATTCCACGATTCCAGCCGTGAGCAAAGTGTGCTCCTCTCCTCGCCTGGACCGCTCTCGTTCACACAACGATGCTGATACAATTAACGTGACGAAGAAAGTGGTCTTGGAAGAACATCCTTCTACCATCAATCCAACCAACAACGATTACGAAGCATCTCAGCCGCATCCTCTACCCATGCCAGAGTATGGAGGTTATTTTGCGCCATTAACAGAGTTTCTGCCCAACAGTTCGCAACCAGTTAATGGATTTCATCG ATGCAATTTGGCCGTCATGTTTTTAGTCGATTTGGTGGTGGAAGGTATGGAGCAAGGAAGTGAGGTTGATTGGTCCGTCCACCTCCCACTCGTCTTGCACATGGCCATTCTGGGTTTGGATCACACTCGCCCGCTAGTCTCGGAACATTGCAAACAGTTGCTTCTAAATTTACTTCTGGTTTTGGCTGATCATGGAGATCATCTAACTG TTGCCAAGGTTTTGCTACAAACCAGAACGGAACAACTGAAATACGGTCTGACTACTTCTACCTTGCCAGTTCAAAAACATAATTTCACGGAACCGGATTTGGAGTTTGATAGCTATCTTCACGCTCCGTTCATGCAACTGGGAACGCCTACATGGTCGTCATCGGAAACTGGCGAAGACTTGTCGGGTGATGACGATGATAGTACAGAGATGCCAGCCACAGTAGCGCTGTCGGACGTCATCAAATCGTTGGTCTACTTCATTTCATCCAG ACCTGGTCAACCTCTATGGAGCTACGAAGACATTACATCCAAAGTCTGGAGCGTTCGTAGCGCCGAACAGCTGGATGTGTTTGTCCAGCACATCTGTCGCGTTTTCAGTGAATCTTTGCCTCATAGTCACTTAGAAGAAAG GTGGGCTCAAGTTGCCCTTCATCTGGCATTGTCTTCGCCTTCCAGACATTATGCTGGGCGTTCTCTTCAA ATCTTCCGAGGATTGCGAGTACCGATAACATCGCGAATGCTTACCGATATTCTTTCTCGTCTGGTTGAAACCGCTGCCGAACAGGGTGAAGACATGCAAGGTTACGTGACTGAGCTGGTGTTGACACTCGAGGCATCCGTCGAGTCTTTAGAAACGGATTTCCGACCGATGGATGTTGCGCGCGACATTTTCAAATCGACTCCTAATCTAAACAATAAAGAATGTGGTAGTCCATTCCTGGAAAGAGTGTCGGGTGCTAATCTGACACGTCGACATGCTTTTTACGGACGAACCCATCTCAGTGCTGGAAACGCTCCGTACAGTCACATTCGATCTACCAGTTACACGGCAGCCTGCGGAGACAGAAAAGCTGGTAATAATGACCTCAAAG ATCAAATGCGAGGCAGAAGCAGCAGTGGAAATGCAAACGGGGTGACTCTGTTCGCTGGCTCAAGTCTATCCCGTTCACGATCGGCCCAGTCCTTGAAG CAGGCACTAGAGACGGGGCTTGTACAGGATGACAAGTTGGCCATTCTCGCCCAGTTATTCTGGATCGCCGTTTGCTTGTTGGAATCTGATTACGAGCACGAGTTTCTTTTGGCTCTGCGATTGCTTGAACGTGTCCTCCACCGATTACCACTCGACCGTCCTGACTGTCGTGATAGG GTGGAGAAGATGTTGCCTCAACTCAAGTGGAATAATTTCACCGGCGTCCACGCTATTGTTCTCAAAGGTTGCACTAGCCCCAATGTTTCGACCTACGAATCGACTCTGTCGTTGTTGAGCCAATTCACTCCCTTTTTGGAGATCGCCCTGATGGACCCCAGTATTGGCTCCGCTTTCGCCATCAACGTTATGGCTCTTTTACCGTACATGGTGGCCAATTATGAAGACGCTACACCACTTTGCATCCGCAGCGCAGAAAATATTGCTCAC GTAAGCACGGAAAAGGgcaaaaagatggaaaatctAGCCACGGTAATGACGCTTTACAGTCGCCGCACGTTCAGCAAGGAGAGTTTCCAATGGACCAAGTGCGTCGTTAAATACTTGCACGATTCGTACGGTTATCTGACTTTGCCTATGGTCACGTTTCTAGTTGAG GTTTTGGAACGCGGGCCAAATAGCATGCAAGGAGCTGTGCTAAGTATCTTGCACTGTCTGCTCCATTACGTCGACTTTAATTTGTCTTCCAACGCTCAACAGGTCAACGCCGACCTACTACGAGTTATTGCCAAGTATATTGAG GGCGCACACTGGAAAGAAGCCCTTAAAATACTGAAGTTGGCTGTTACCCGCTCCTCCTCACTTGTGGCCCCACCGTCATCCGCTAGCGGCCCATCAAGTGGTTGGGGATCTGATTCCAATGCCTCTTCGTTCTCCGATTCGGAGTTGTTTGTTAAAAAGGAGCTTCCAG GACGCACCATGGAGTTCACATACGATCTGTCACAAACTCCAATCATTGGTCGACGACACGCCGGTCCTACTGCAGAGTCTTATCGACCAAAAGATCCATTCACATCCGCCAGTGAAGCTGATACCAAAGTTTCAGCCAGCAAAGAAGAGAAGGGAACGGGCAATGGCGCATCGTCTCCCCGACGCTCTGTCTCACTTTCATCTGCCGATTCTTCTTCCATCTCTGGCTGGAAGAGACCCTGGCTCTCACAA GCTCGTGTTCGCGAATCTCTAGTCAACTTGTTAACTGCATTCGGCCAACGAGTAGGCCTGCCCAAAAGCCCATCG TGGGTCTTCTATGTGGACCATCATACGGGCAAG GTTATCTTCAGCCAAAGTTCGGAACTATTGGAAAGGCAGTCGAGCATGGCGTCGTCGATGGAAGAGGTATCCACGCAACAGGATCTATCGGGCGATTCCAAATTGGATGACTCCGTCACAACCGACCAACAGTTTGGCGTGTTCAAGGACTTTGACTTCCTCGAATACGAGTTGGAATCTCAGGAAGATGAAGGAATGGATCAATTTAATTGGGGAGTTCACCGACACTCTCTGTCTAGTTTGAACGCTGaaggagagaaggagaacacTGCTCAAGCTACTCCAAGCCATTCGTCGAGAAAG gATCACGGTATCGAGGAGTCGTCTGACGATGATATGGGTTCAGTTTCACCGTTGGATGACATGGAAGCGGGATTGGGGCATAGTATAAATGAGTTCCCCAGCATGACCATCACACGGGACCTACCCTCATCATTGCCACTCGATCTCAATTCCAGTCACTCTGAAATCCATTCAGATTCTTC ACAAAGCGAGTGTAGTGAAGGTGATGGAGGTGACGTAACTCCCTGTAACCTTTCACCTTGTATTATCGGCCCCATGGCGTCCGTGACTCCCCCAAACTTTATGAGGGCAGAAGATACGGCGACTCAACCCCACAGCAGTTTGGAAGATATCGATCCCACTTGGAGAACTCATTTCCAAGTTCTTGTGTCAGAGGGTGGCCCATCTCAATTAGTTTCATCTCTTCATTATCTCCCGAAACTTTTCCGA GATGTACGTGCTAAAGTGCTTTCAGCAACCCGAGAATGTTGTCATTATCTGCAAAATTCCCAGGGGAACGGAGCAGCTGTGTTGAGGCAGATATGCGCCAACTTTCAA GCAACAGCCGATGTGGTGGCCACCCGTTGTGAGTGTCCGTTCATATTCTGCGAGAGCAGCCTCAACGACTGGGCTCACAGTCGCTATTGGAAGCGATTACGCTTTACTTTGATGGAATTTTACGAACACAGTGAAACGTGCACCGACAGGAGAGAGCATGCCTTGGAG TGTCTTGGCTTGGTGCAGTCAACATTGAAGCTTCAAATGATGGGGGAAACGTTCCCTGAGCAAACTCACGACGAACAACACTATGACCTATGTCGTTACCTGTATCGGCTCCACTTTCAAGTATTGCTTTTTATGGAGAACTCGGCCAAGTTGGTGAATGCGTTGCAGAATGTTGCCACAGCACACGAG ATGTTAGACATGTCATCAGACATTGGTCTGATACGTATGGGGCTGTATCAAGCCCTCGAAGAAATTGAACTAGATTCGTTGGATGGCAGCCAAGCCACTCCGACTGATATGTCATTGAATGATGCTTCCATTCAGGAGGAAATGAATATCAAAGAGCTGGAATACAATTTATTGGAACTCTTGATGAATAAGCGATTCGTCAAAGCTTTGCGCTTGACGCGGCAATATCG TCAATGTTGGTCACACGATTACTTTGGAACGAGTGATGACGAAGAATTGGCGGCCATTATGCGAGTTTATGGACGATACATTGCCAGCAAGAAATCat GCGCTATAATTGCCACTTGCCCCGACGAATCCTCTTTGGCTGACAGTAGTGGTGTCATAATGGATTTTAATATGCAGACGCAGTCGACGCTAAAAGCTCTAGAAAAATCGCTCATGATCATTTCGGATTCACGCAGCGACCGCTCCGATTACAGTGTCCGTAAAACtgaatgttaa